Proteins co-encoded in one Christiangramia fulva genomic window:
- a CDS encoding SIMPL domain-containing protein, translated as MKKLVILLLLITAPLMAQENCQSTVNVVGEGVVKVKPDEVVIKSRIEHEGESAAAVKAENDKVVNAIIKYLKSQGIAEKDIETDYLNLNKRYIYNNNGQDRTEKFVANQAISITLHDITKYEKIMKGLLDNGMNRIDGIQFKSSEIEEYEKEARKIAVLNAKEIAGELANPLEQEVGKAVSINQVDYNQVQPMYRMDEAMEMKATGEQQTIAPGELEVKIRVNISFELK; from the coding sequence ATGAAAAAATTAGTCATTCTATTGCTATTGATCACTGCGCCTCTTATGGCCCAGGAAAATTGCCAGTCTACCGTAAATGTGGTAGGGGAAGGAGTTGTAAAGGTAAAACCCGATGAAGTGGTGATTAAATCACGCATTGAACATGAGGGGGAATCGGCGGCTGCGGTAAAAGCTGAAAATGATAAAGTGGTAAATGCGATTATAAAATACCTCAAATCCCAGGGAATTGCCGAAAAGGATATTGAAACCGATTATCTAAATCTGAATAAAAGGTATATCTATAACAATAACGGGCAGGATCGCACTGAAAAATTCGTCGCCAATCAGGCGATTTCCATCACGCTTCATGATATCACAAAATACGAGAAGATCATGAAAGGATTGCTTGATAACGGCATGAACCGCATTGATGGAATCCAGTTTAAGTCTTCTGAAATTGAAGAATATGAAAAGGAAGCCCGTAAAATAGCTGTTTTGAATGCCAAAGAAATTGCTGGGGAACTGGCAAATCCACTGGAGCAGGAAGTGGGGAAAGCAGTTTCTATAAACCAGGTTGATTACAACCAGGTTCAGCCTATGTACAGAATGGACGAAGCTATGGAGATGAAGGCAACCGGTGAACAGCAAACTATTGCCCCCGGTGAACTGGAAGTGAAAATAAGGGTGAATATCAGTTTCGAACTGAAATAA
- a CDS encoding helix-turn-helix transcriptional regulator yields the protein MERKQLLIISRNVDLVESIKEKTITQYEITWEKSVHVGYSLALNLLPDVIFFDKTCYNRTSDFKNLRNFKATHFLTKSYLIVYAGKEEIAVLKRKYQNVIDAIIQEKTGTEVIADILRKAIKTRPQNLNYWYECFMGLFNIIGKPVVLLQQDKIIAMNDNFRQTFKIDGESSLRLTDLVNIENKAKVKSSLRNFARGKHMKAVTSTSLLIQNEKIRDARISFSKLSRDIHDQFIMLIDFMGEEQVITEKVGSNSREVQKCFEENSEMTDFSFTKREKEIIGLLCKGYKTREISKALCISPKTIEKHRSNIIKRTNSETILESVVYAIHHNMLDTSPS from the coding sequence ATGGAAAGGAAACAGCTTTTAATCATAAGCAGGAATGTTGATCTGGTCGAATCGATCAAAGAGAAAACAATTACCCAATATGAAATAACCTGGGAAAAATCGGTACACGTTGGTTATTCCCTGGCTCTTAATTTACTTCCCGATGTGATCTTTTTTGATAAGACCTGTTATAATCGAACTTCAGATTTTAAAAATTTGAGAAATTTTAAAGCCACTCATTTCCTTACAAAATCATACCTGATCGTCTATGCAGGTAAAGAAGAAATAGCTGTTCTAAAAAGGAAATATCAAAATGTAATAGACGCAATAATCCAAGAGAAAACAGGCACTGAAGTAATTGCGGATATCCTTAGAAAAGCCATTAAAACAAGGCCACAAAACCTTAATTACTGGTATGAATGTTTTATGGGTTTGTTTAACATCATTGGCAAACCAGTGGTTTTGTTACAACAGGATAAAATCATCGCCATGAATGACAACTTCAGGCAGACCTTTAAAATTGATGGAGAATCCAGTTTAAGGCTTACCGATTTGGTAAATATTGAGAATAAGGCAAAAGTTAAGAGCAGCCTGCGCAATTTTGCCCGTGGAAAACATATGAAAGCGGTAACTTCAACTTCTCTGCTTATTCAGAATGAAAAAATTCGCGATGCCCGGATTAGTTTTTCCAAACTCAGTAGAGATATACATGATCAATTTATCATGCTCATCGATTTTATGGGAGAGGAGCAGGTAATAACCGAAAAAGTGGGATCAAATTCCCGGGAGGTACAAAAGTGCTTTGAAGAGAATAGTGAAATGACCGATTTCAGCTTTACAAAAAGAGAAAAAGAAATTATAGGTCTTCTTTGCAAAGGCTATAAAACCAGGGAAATTTCGAAGGCGCTATGCATCTCGCCAAAAACAATTGAGAAGCATCGCTCAAATATTATTAAAAGAACAAATTCTGAGACCATATTAGAAAGCGTTGTGTATGCTATTCACCATAATATGTTAGATACTTCGCCGTCATAA
- a CDS encoding M12 family metallopeptidase: MRKLKLFFLLSVVILASCSKDPIEDQTVTPDQTSNSKLLDANTEVAFPGSKGEVMNIYYAGRKMPVKRTSTHFIYQGDILLPSNGISKSQEKLVYEKGETPASKSVARTSGYWPNNTVYYEIDSKLPDQSRVYDAISHWEANTNINFVERSSESNYIYFTPGSGCSSYIGMVGGKQDLILADACSTGNAIHEIGHALGLWHEQSRVDRDKYITIHFDNIESGKEYNFQTYQESGFDGKELTTQLDFGSIMMYSPYSFSSNGQPTITKVDGSLYTAQRNALSNGDINGINSIYPSPGTTATYIDGEYYTIAGLTVLRNWGMWWYYSSRGWRQVELIDNYWHYMF; this comes from the coding sequence ATGAGAAAATTAAAATTGTTTTTTTTGCTATCGGTAGTAATACTGGCTTCCTGTAGCAAAGATCCGATTGAAGATCAAACTGTAACCCCAGATCAGACTTCAAATTCTAAATTACTCGATGCAAACACAGAAGTTGCTTTTCCGGGTTCAAAGGGAGAGGTAATGAACATTTATTATGCAGGAAGAAAAATGCCTGTTAAACGCACCAGTACCCATTTTATTTACCAGGGCGACATCCTTCTTCCTTCTAATGGCATTTCCAAAAGCCAGGAGAAACTGGTTTATGAGAAAGGGGAGACCCCAGCCAGTAAAAGTGTTGCGAGAACTTCCGGTTATTGGCCAAACAATACCGTTTATTACGAGATTGATAGTAAACTTCCAGACCAGTCCAGGGTTTATGATGCCATAAGCCACTGGGAAGCGAATACGAATATCAACTTTGTAGAACGCTCTTCCGAATCTAATTATATTTATTTCACGCCTGGATCTGGCTGTTCATCTTATATAGGAATGGTGGGCGGAAAACAGGATCTTATCCTGGCAGATGCCTGTTCCACTGGAAATGCAATTCATGAGATTGGCCATGCCCTTGGACTATGGCATGAGCAGAGCAGGGTAGATAGAGATAAATACATTACCATTCATTTTGACAATATTGAAAGTGGAAAGGAATATAATTTTCAAACCTACCAGGAAAGCGGTTTTGACGGAAAAGAGCTTACCACACAATTAGATTTTGGCTCTATTATGATGTATAGCCCCTATTCTTTCAGCAGTAATGGTCAGCCTACAATAACTAAAGTAGATGGTTCTTTATATACCGCACAGAGGAACGCTCTTTCTAATGGAGATATAAATGGGATTAATTCCATTTATCCTTCTCCGGGTACAACTGCCACCTATATTGACGGTGAATATTATACAATTGCAGGCCTGACTGTTTTGAGAAACTGGGGAATGTGGTGGTATTATTCCAGCCGGGGATGGAGACAGGTAGAACTAATAGATAATTATTGGCATTATATGTTTTAA
- a CDS encoding ACP phosphodiesterase, with protein MNFLAHIYLSGDDDLLKIGNFIADSIKGKKYLKYPPRIQDGIILHRAIDYFTDTHPVFRKSVQRLFPAYRHYSGIIVDIFYDHFLAANWEDYSDTPLKDYSENFYRLLDENQELLPIKVLNFMPYMIEENWLYSYRKIDGIQKVLNGMNRRTGRKSGMNMAVKELEGSYPSFENEFRLFFEELQDFSRIKITQIDKKKDR; from the coding sequence ATGAATTTCCTTGCGCATATCTATCTTTCCGGTGATGACGATCTGCTGAAAATTGGCAATTTCATTGCAGATTCCATAAAAGGCAAAAAATACCTGAAATATCCTCCAAGAATTCAGGACGGCATCATTCTGCACAGGGCCATCGATTATTTTACCGATACCCACCCCGTCTTCAGAAAAAGTGTGCAGAGGCTTTTTCCTGCTTACAGGCATTATAGCGGAATTATCGTGGATATTTTTTATGATCATTTTCTTGCGGCAAACTGGGAAGATTATTCTGATACTCCACTAAAAGATTATTCAGAAAATTTTTACAGGCTTCTTGATGAAAATCAGGAATTACTGCCTATAAAAGTATTGAATTTCATGCCCTATATGATTGAAGAGAACTGGCTTTACAGCTATCGGAAAATTGACGGCATACAAAAAGTCCTGAACGGAATGAACCGCCGAACAGGCAGGAAATCAGGAATGAATATGGCAGTAAAAGAACTTGAAGGATCCTATCCATCTTTTGAAAACGAATTCCGCTTATTTTTTGAAGAACTTCAGGATTTCAGCAGAATTAAAATAACACAGATAGATAAAAAGAAAGACCGGTAA
- a CDS encoding rhomboid family intramembrane serine protease yields MGELNLVTLAIIGITAVISFKGFNDENFFNKYKFNIANIKSGAYHQIFTSGFLHVDISHLLVNMLTLYFFANVVIYGLGTTAFVVVYLGSLLLGNFLSYYFHKNDYSYTAVGASGAVMGILYSAILLQPDMMLGLFFFIPIPAYIFGIGYLFYTIYGMKRRRDNIGHDAHFGGAMGGYFITMIFAPWVFTEHLLMVVLLALPILILFYLQRTGKI; encoded by the coding sequence ATGGGAGAATTGAACCTGGTAACCCTTGCGATTATTGGTATTACTGCTGTAATTTCTTTCAAGGGATTCAATGATGAAAACTTCTTTAATAAATACAAATTCAATATTGCCAATATAAAATCCGGCGCCTATCATCAAATTTTTACTTCCGGATTCCTGCATGTGGATATCAGCCATTTGCTGGTGAACATGTTAACCCTCTATTTTTTTGCCAATGTGGTGATCTATGGCCTTGGCACTACTGCTTTTGTGGTGGTTTACCTGGGTAGTTTGTTGCTGGGTAATTTTCTATCCTATTATTTTCATAAGAACGATTATAGCTACACAGCCGTGGGAGCGAGCGGCGCGGTAATGGGCATTTTATATTCGGCTATTTTACTGCAACCGGATATGATGCTTGGTTTGTTCTTTTTTATTCCTATTCCGGCCTATATTTTTGGGATAGGTTATCTTTTTTATACCATTTACGGAATGAAACGCCGGCGGGACAATATTGGCCACGATGCTCATTTTGGCGGGGCCATGGGCGGTTATTTTATTACAATGATCTTTGCGCCCTGGGTTTTTACGGAGCATCTTCTAATGGTCGTTCTCCTCGCGCTGCCTATCCTCATTCTTTTTTATCTGCAACGTACAGGTAAGATCTAG
- a CDS encoding TlpA disulfide reductase family protein, producing MKKLVIIVSAITMVFAACEKDKGYYLSGNTEGFEDGTKVYISELGEDTRAPKVVDTAVIKNGHFEVDLEDTDVPNLGFLRFEGSNGSVLFIEENQKISFDINKDSIQNAKVSGGKENAALNEYMGHLKDLNQKYMKLQADSREAMMKQDTAALENMQATQMELRDNDKVKKEEIFKNNKDSFVGLMVLTDMLNMKTHSATEVKKMYEELSDRIKQTPLAKKLKENLDQMSATDVGNKAPEFSGPNPEGKEISLSENMGKVTIVDFWAAWCKPCRAESPNLVKVYNKYKDQGLNIISVSLDRPGQKDKWVEAIKEDNLGAWNHVSHLEFWKEPIARKYGVTAIPATYILDDQGVIVAKNLRGDDLSNKIGELLSKS from the coding sequence ATGAAAAAATTAGTAATAATAGTTTCTGCAATTACGATGGTTTTTGCCGCCTGTGAAAAGGATAAAGGATATTATCTCTCAGGAAATACTGAAGGATTTGAAGACGGCACCAAGGTGTATATTTCAGAACTTGGTGAAGACACCCGTGCTCCCAAGGTTGTTGACACAGCCGTAATTAAAAATGGACATTTTGAAGTTGATCTTGAAGATACCGATGTTCCAAACCTTGGTTTCCTAAGATTCGAAGGCTCAAATGGCAGCGTCTTATTTATCGAGGAAAATCAAAAAATAAGCTTTGATATTAATAAAGACAGTATTCAAAATGCTAAGGTTTCTGGCGGAAAAGAGAATGCCGCTCTCAATGAATATATGGGGCATTTAAAAGATCTCAACCAGAAATATATGAAGTTACAGGCCGATTCAAGAGAGGCTATGATGAAGCAGGATACCGCAGCCCTGGAAAATATGCAGGCCACGCAAATGGAATTGCGCGACAACGATAAGGTAAAAAAAGAAGAGATATTCAAGAATAATAAAGATTCTTTTGTAGGCCTTATGGTGCTTACCGATATGCTGAACATGAAAACTCATTCAGCTACTGAAGTGAAGAAAATGTATGAAGAACTTTCAGACCGGATAAAACAAACACCTCTGGCTAAAAAGCTTAAGGAAAACCTGGATCAAATGAGTGCCACTGATGTTGGTAATAAAGCTCCGGAATTTTCGGGTCCAAATCCTGAAGGAAAAGAGATCAGCCTTTCCGAAAATATGGGAAAAGTGACCATAGTCGATTTCTGGGCCGCCTGGTGTAAACCCTGTCGTGCCGAAAGTCCGAATCTTGTAAAAGTCTACAATAAATACAAAGATCAGGGTCTAAATATCATAAGTGTTTCTTTAGATCGACCCGGCCAGAAAGACAAATGGGTTGAAGCTATTAAAGAAGATAATCTTGGAGCCTGGAACCATGTTTCTCACCTTGAATTCTGGAAAGAGCCTATAGCAAGGAAGTATGGAGTTACGGCTATCCCGGCTACTTATATTCTTGACGATCAGGGTGTGATCGTAGCGAAAAATCTTCGCGGAGACGATCTTTCGAATAAGATTGGAGAGTTATTGAGCAAGTCTTAA
- the glmM gene encoding phosphoglucosamine mutase, producing MSLIKSISGIRGTIGGREKDNLTPIDTVKFAAAYGTWLKQELQKDKITVVVGRDARISGEMIQNLTMNTLVGLGIDVIDIGLSTTPTVEVAVPLEKADGGIILTASHNPKQWNALKLLNNKGEFLNAEAGAKILKIAEAETLEFAEVDDLGKISVKENYIDLHIEEVLKLKMVAIDKVKNAGFKVVVDAVNSSGGIAIPALLKKMGVEVVELYCEPNGHFPHNPEPLKEHLTDICNLVKKEKADLGIVVDPDVDRLAFIDETGEMFGEEYTLVACADYILSKEKGNTVSNLSSSRALRDITQKHHGNYKASAVGEVNVVKLMKDTNAIIGGEGNGGIIYPQAHYGRDSLVGTALFLTYLAEKGKKVSEIRKEYPSYFMSKNKIELTPDLDVDGILRAVEKRHSNQEISTVDGVKIDFPENWVHLRKSNTEPIIRIYTEAKSQQEADELAQKMIKEIEDIIA from the coding sequence ATGAGCTTAATAAAATCTATTTCAGGAATTCGTGGAACCATTGGGGGAAGGGAAAAAGACAATTTAACTCCTATAGATACTGTAAAATTTGCCGCCGCTTATGGTACCTGGCTGAAACAGGAACTTCAAAAAGATAAAATTACGGTCGTGGTTGGAAGGGATGCCAGGATCTCCGGTGAAATGATACAAAATCTTACGATGAACACTCTCGTTGGTCTTGGAATAGATGTCATTGATATAGGTCTTTCCACCACTCCTACCGTTGAAGTTGCCGTACCTCTTGAAAAAGCCGATGGAGGGATCATCCTTACCGCCAGCCATAACCCTAAGCAATGGAACGCTTTAAAACTTCTGAATAATAAAGGGGAATTTCTGAATGCCGAGGCAGGGGCTAAAATACTAAAGATAGCAGAAGCCGAAACCCTTGAATTTGCTGAAGTGGATGATCTCGGCAAGATTTCGGTGAAGGAGAACTATATCGATCTTCATATTGAAGAAGTGCTTAAACTGAAAATGGTAGCTATTGATAAAGTTAAAAATGCCGGATTTAAAGTCGTTGTAGATGCGGTAAATTCTTCAGGCGGAATTGCAATTCCGGCCCTTCTTAAAAAAATGGGCGTTGAGGTCGTGGAACTTTATTGTGAACCTAATGGTCATTTTCCGCATAACCCGGAGCCTCTAAAAGAGCATCTAACCGATATCTGCAATCTGGTGAAAAAAGAAAAGGCCGATCTCGGGATCGTGGTAGATCCGGATGTTGACCGCCTGGCATTTATTGATGAAACCGGTGAAATGTTTGGAGAAGAATACACCCTTGTTGCCTGTGCAGATTACATTCTTTCCAAGGAGAAAGGAAATACCGTAAGCAATCTTTCGTCCTCAAGGGCCTTGCGTGACATTACTCAAAAACATCATGGTAATTACAAGGCAAGTGCCGTTGGTGAGGTAAATGTTGTAAAATTGATGAAAGATACCAATGCAATTATAGGTGGAGAAGGGAATGGGGGCATCATTTATCCGCAGGCGCATTATGGCCGCGATAGCCTTGTAGGAACGGCATTGTTCCTTACCTATCTCGCCGAAAAAGGAAAGAAAGTTTCTGAAATAAGAAAAGAATATCCTTCTTACTTTATGAGTAAAAACAAGATCGAATTGACTCCCGATCTCGATGTGGATGGAATTCTTAGGGCTGTTGAAAAACGCCATTCGAACCAGGAGATTTCAACGGTTGATGGAGTGAAAATCGATTTTCCCGAAAACTGGGTTCATTTGCGTAAATCGAATACCGAACCAATTATTCGAATTTATACCGAAGCCAAATCACAACAGGAAGCCGACGAACTTGCGCAGAAAATGATTAAAGAAATAGAAGATATTATCGCCTAA
- a CDS encoding M12 family metallopeptidase, producing the protein MKSAKLLLGVAVFGLFACSQEPLETSQDNSVNASFKDDFTEMAFPDQFGDPVDVYFGERKLPVESINGKYVYQGDILLPENRTSFKPLGLILDPGILPQPVTRSVGRTQFIWPNNTVFYEIDPSLPNQARVLDAMRHWEANTAVRFVQHTSESNYIYFTPGSGCSSYVGMVGGRQNITLADACSTGNAIHEIGHAVGLWHEQSRVDRDNAIIINYDNIVSGREYNFYTYQEAGWDGAEYTSNLDFGSIMLYSSYSFSANGLPTITKLDGSTFYAQRSGLSAGDIEGINVLYPGPVDTSSSSTTTDTSLGTTDTSGTTTTTTGGTTTTTTTNYINGETYTIEGVTVLRKDDKWWVFKGKQWREVELISGHWRYVR; encoded by the coding sequence ATGAAAAGTGCAAAATTACTTTTGGGCGTGGCCGTATTCGGTCTTTTCGCCTGTAGCCAGGAACCTCTGGAGACCTCTCAGGACAACAGTGTAAATGCCTCTTTTAAAGATGACTTTACCGAAATGGCTTTTCCAGACCAATTTGGAGATCCAGTAGACGTGTACTTCGGGGAACGAAAACTTCCCGTTGAATCTATTAATGGAAAATATGTGTACCAGGGTGATATCCTTCTTCCTGAAAATCGAACTTCCTTTAAGCCATTAGGCCTTATTCTGGATCCCGGTATTCTGCCTCAGCCTGTTACTAGAAGTGTTGGAAGAACTCAGTTCATTTGGCCAAACAATACGGTTTTTTATGAAATTGACCCTTCCCTTCCTAATCAGGCGCGTGTACTAGACGCGATGAGACATTGGGAAGCAAATACCGCAGTAAGGTTTGTACAACACACCTCAGAATCCAATTATATCTATTTTACTCCGGGTTCAGGATGTTCTTCTTACGTGGGAATGGTAGGCGGACGCCAGAATATCACGCTCGCCGATGCCTGCTCAACCGGAAACGCGATTCACGAGATTGGCCATGCTGTTGGTTTATGGCATGAACAGAGCCGTGTAGATAGAGATAATGCGATCATTATTAATTATGATAATATCGTTTCTGGCAGGGAATATAATTTCTATACTTACCAGGAAGCCGGATGGGATGGAGCTGAATATACTTCAAATCTTGATTTTGGCTCTATAATGTTATATAGTTCCTATTCTTTTTCCGCAAATGGATTGCCCACTATTACCAAATTAGATGGATCGACTTTTTATGCGCAGAGAAGCGGACTTTCAGCCGGTGATATCGAGGGAATTAATGTTTTATATCCCGGACCTGTTGATACAAGTAGTTCTTCCACAACTACCGACACTTCCTTAGGAACTACTGATACTTCAGGGACAACCACCACCACTACTGGGGGAACAACCACCACTACCACTACTAATTATATAAATGGAGAAACCTATACCATTGAAGGTGTTACCGTTCTTCGTAAAGATGATAAATGGTGGGTTTTTAAAGGAAAACAATGGCGCGAAGTTGAGCTTATAAGCGGTCATTGGAGATACGTTAGATAA
- a CDS encoding lysophospholipid acyltransferase family protein: MQGIVFWLIYPLLWFISILPFPVFYFFSDMVFVLVYHLIRYRRKTVTANLRLVFPEKSSEEIATIRKKFYRHMCDMFLEMIKSINISKKELKKRFTFTNLEALREMEKLDKSIIIMCGHYASYEWMLSLQLYGLKHKSFGIYKSIRNRYFDRLVKSIRSRFNAELISTYKASEFIRFNQESGQLGTYAMIADQSPKLERAKHWIDFMGIKAPVFEGSDRFARKLDMAVVYLHVEKFKRGYYEATFIPITSNAPKEPPHFITKKFIQLLEEQIKKAPEYYLWTHKRWKHKDQPISSHAEVID; the protein is encoded by the coding sequence ATGCAAGGAATAGTTTTCTGGTTAATTTACCCGCTACTCTGGTTTATTTCCATACTCCCTTTTCCCGTTTTTTATTTTTTTTCTGATATGGTTTTTGTGCTGGTTTATCACCTTATTAGGTACAGGCGCAAAACCGTAACCGCTAATCTTCGCCTTGTTTTTCCTGAAAAATCTTCGGAAGAGATCGCCACAATCCGTAAAAAATTCTACCGGCATATGTGCGATATGTTCCTGGAAATGATCAAAAGCATAAATATTTCAAAAAAAGAATTGAAAAAGCGTTTCACTTTTACCAATCTTGAGGCATTGCGCGAGATGGAAAAACTTGATAAAAGCATTATCATCATGTGTGGGCATTACGCCAGTTATGAATGGATGCTTTCCCTGCAGTTATACGGACTCAAACATAAATCCTTCGGAATTTACAAAAGCATTAGAAACAGGTATTTTGACCGGCTTGTGAAATCGATTAGAAGCCGCTTTAATGCCGAACTTATAAGCACTTATAAAGCTTCAGAATTTATCAGGTTTAACCAGGAAAGTGGCCAATTAGGGACTTATGCAATGATTGCCGATCAATCTCCGAAACTCGAACGGGCAAAACACTGGATCGATTTTATGGGAATTAAGGCGCCGGTTTTTGAGGGTTCTGACCGTTTTGCACGAAAATTAGATATGGCCGTTGTTTACCTTCACGTCGAAAAATTCAAAAGGGGGTATTACGAGGCTACTTTTATTCCAATTACAAGCAACGCCCCAAAAGAGCCTCCACATTTTATTACCAAAAAATTCATCCAACTTCTGGAAGAACAGATCAAAAAAGCTCCGGAATATTATCTATGGACCCATAAACGCTGGAAACACAAAGATCAACCTATTTCTTCTCACGCTGAAGTTATCGATTAG